A region from the Brassica napus cultivar Da-Ae chromosome C8, Da-Ae, whole genome shotgun sequence genome encodes:
- the BNAC03G56970D gene encoding uncharacterized protein BNAC03G56970D isoform X1, whose product MWWMMGEAGGHYCSKKTDSICGGVCSQETGRFFSFSRLCCALRGVDMKTYIFLLVIVPTCVLAGYIHGQKISYFLRPLWESPPKPFHDIPHYHHENASMETLCRLHGWGVRDYPRRVYDAVLFSNELDILAVRWRELYPYITQFVLLESNSTFTGLPKPLVFAAHRGEFEFVEPRLTYGSLGGRFVKGQNPFYEEAYQRVALDQLLRIAGITDDDLLLMSDVDEIPSRHTINLLRWCDEVPKILHLRLKNYLYSFEFLVDNKSWRASVHRYETGKTRYAHYRQSDEILADAGWHCSFCFRRISEFIFKMKAYSHNDRVRFSHFLNPKRVQRVICKGADLFDMLPEEYTFKDIIGKMGPIPHSFSAVHLPSYLLENADKYRFLLPGNCVRESE is encoded by the exons ATGTGGTGGATGATGGGAGAAGCAGGTGGGCATTACTGTTCTAAGAAGACTGATTCCATCTGCGGTGGAGTTTGTAGTCAG GAAACTGGTAGATTCTTCAGCTTCTCTAGACTCTGCTGCGCTCTCCGCGGCGTCGACATGAAGACATACATCTTCCTACTAGTCATCGTCCCGACATGCGTCCTCGCCGGCTACATCCACGGCCAGAAGATTTCCTACTTCCTCCGCCCACTATGGGAGTCCCCGCCCAAACCCTTCCACGACATCCCTCACTACCACCACGAGAACGCCTCCATGGAGACTCTCTGCAGACTCCACGGCTGGGGCGTCCGTGACTACCCTCGACGAGTCTACGACGCCGTTCTCTTCAGCAACGAGCTCGACATCCTCGCCGTGCGATGGAGAGAGCTCTACCCTTACATCACCCAGTTCGTCCTCTTAGAATCAAACTCCACCTTCACCGGCCTGCCTAAGCCTCTCGTCTTCGCAGCTCACAGAGGCGAGTTCGAGTTCGTGGAGCCGCGTCTCACCTACGGCTCCCTCGGTGGGAGGTTCGTCAAAGGGCAGAACCCTTTCTACGAGGAGGCGTATCAGCGTGTGGCTCTTGATCAGCTCCTGAGGATCGCGGGGATCACGGACGATGACTTGCTGTTGATGTCTGATGTCGACGAGATTCCGAGTAGGCACACGATAAACCTCTTGAGATGGTGCGACGAGGTGCCGAAGATACTTCACTTGCGTCTCAAGAACTATCTTTATTCCTTTGAGTTCTTGGTTGATAACAAGAGCTGGAGAGCTTCCGTGCATAGATACGAGACGGGGAAGACGCGGTACGCTCATTACCGTCAGAGCGATGAGATCTTGGCGGATGCGGGGTGGCATTGCAGCTTTTGCTTTCGGAGGATCAGTGAGTTTATATTCAAGATGAAGGCTTATAGCCATAACGATAGAGTGAGGTTTAGTCATTTCTTGAATCCGAAGAGAGTTCAGAGAGTTATCTGCAAAGGAGCTGATCTTTTCGATATGTTACCTGAGGAGTATACGTTTAAGGATATTATTGGGAAGATGGGTCCGATTCCTCATTCTTTCTCGGCTGTTCATCTTCCTTCTTATCTCCTTGAGAATGCAGATAAGTATAGGTTTCTCTTGCCGGGGAATTGCGTAAGAGAAAGCGAATGA
- the BNAC03G56970D gene encoding uncharacterized protein BNAC03G56970D isoform X2, with protein sequence MKTYIFLLVIVPTCVLAGYIHGQKISYFLRPLWESPPKPFHDIPHYHHENASMETLCRLHGWGVRDYPRRVYDAVLFSNELDILAVRWRELYPYITQFVLLESNSTFTGLPKPLVFAAHRGEFEFVEPRLTYGSLGGRFVKGQNPFYEEAYQRVALDQLLRIAGITDDDLLLMSDVDEIPSRHTINLLRWCDEVPKILHLRLKNYLYSFEFLVDNKSWRASVHRYETGKTRYAHYRQSDEILADAGWHCSFCFRRISEFIFKMKAYSHNDRVRFSHFLNPKRVQRVICKGADLFDMLPEEYTFKDIIGKMGPIPHSFSAVHLPSYLLENADKYRFLLPGNCVRESE encoded by the coding sequence ATGAAGACATACATCTTCCTACTAGTCATCGTCCCGACATGCGTCCTCGCCGGCTACATCCACGGCCAGAAGATTTCCTACTTCCTCCGCCCACTATGGGAGTCCCCGCCCAAACCCTTCCACGACATCCCTCACTACCACCACGAGAACGCCTCCATGGAGACTCTCTGCAGACTCCACGGCTGGGGCGTCCGTGACTACCCTCGACGAGTCTACGACGCCGTTCTCTTCAGCAACGAGCTCGACATCCTCGCCGTGCGATGGAGAGAGCTCTACCCTTACATCACCCAGTTCGTCCTCTTAGAATCAAACTCCACCTTCACCGGCCTGCCTAAGCCTCTCGTCTTCGCAGCTCACAGAGGCGAGTTCGAGTTCGTGGAGCCGCGTCTCACCTACGGCTCCCTCGGTGGGAGGTTCGTCAAAGGGCAGAACCCTTTCTACGAGGAGGCGTATCAGCGTGTGGCTCTTGATCAGCTCCTGAGGATCGCGGGGATCACGGACGATGACTTGCTGTTGATGTCTGATGTCGACGAGATTCCGAGTAGGCACACGATAAACCTCTTGAGATGGTGCGACGAGGTGCCGAAGATACTTCACTTGCGTCTCAAGAACTATCTTTATTCCTTTGAGTTCTTGGTTGATAACAAGAGCTGGAGAGCTTCCGTGCATAGATACGAGACGGGGAAGACGCGGTACGCTCATTACCGTCAGAGCGATGAGATCTTGGCGGATGCGGGGTGGCATTGCAGCTTTTGCTTTCGGAGGATCAGTGAGTTTATATTCAAGATGAAGGCTTATAGCCATAACGATAGAGTGAGGTTTAGTCATTTCTTGAATCCGAAGAGAGTTCAGAGAGTTATCTGCAAAGGAGCTGATCTTTTCGATATGTTACCTGAGGAGTATACGTTTAAGGATATTATTGGGAAGATGGGTCCGATTCCTCATTCTTTCTCGGCTGTTCATCTTCCTTCTTATCTCCTTGAGAATGCAGATAAGTATAGGTTTCTCTTGCCGGGGAATTGCGTAAGAGAAAGCGAATGA